Proteins from one Camelina sativa cultivar DH55 chromosome 8, Cs, whole genome shotgun sequence genomic window:
- the LOC104706259 gene encoding calcium-dependent protein kinase 34-like: MGNCCSHGRDSGNTNDEPQNGGGGGGTGAAEASVRASRHPPASPPPATKQGPIGPVLGRPMEDVKSSYSLGKELGRGQFGVTHLCTQKATGLQFACKTIAKRKLVNKEDIEDVRREVQIMHHLTGQPNIVELKGAYEDKHSVHLVMELCAGGELFDRIIAKGHYSERAAASLLRTIVQIIHTCHSMGVIHRDLKPENFLLLNKDENSPLKATDFGLSVFYKPGEVFKDIVGSAYYIAPEVLRRKYGPEADIWSIGIMLYILLCGVPPFWAESENGIFNAILSGQVDFSSDPWPAISPQAKDLVRKMLNSDPKQRLTAAQVLNHPWIKEDGEAPDVPLDNAVMSRLKQFKAMNNFKKVALRVIAGCLSEEEIMGLKEMFKGMDTDNSGTITLEELRQGLAKQGTRLSEYEVQQLMEAADADGNGTIDYGEFIAATMHINRLDREEHLYSAFQHFDKDNSGYITMEELEQALREFGMNDGRDIKEIISEVDGDNDGRINYEEFVAMMRKGNPDPNPKKRRELSFK; the protein is encoded by the exons ATGGGAAATTGTTGCTCTCATGGACGGGATTCAGGGAATACCAATGATGAACCGCAaaatggaggaggaggcggtggtACTGGTGCCGCGGAGGCCTCTGTGAGAGCTTCGAGACACCCGCCAGCATCTCCTCCTCCTGCAACCAAACAAGGGCCAATAGGACCAGTCTTAGGGCGTCCAATGGAAGATGTAAAGAGCTCATATTCATTGGGTAAGGAGCTAGGTCGCGGACAGTTTGGTGTGACCCATCTCTGCACGCAGAAGGCCACGGGACTTCAATTCGCTTGCAAGACCATTGCGAAAAGGAAGCTGGTGAACAAAGAAGACATTGAGGATGTGAGAAGGGAGGTGCAGATTATGCATCACTTGACCGGTCAGCCAAACATTGTGGAGCTTAAAGGTGCCTATGAGGACAAGCACTCTGTGCATTTGGTTATGGAGCTTTGTGCGGGCGGAGAGTTGTTCGATAGGATCATTGCAAAGGGGCATTACTCGGAGAGAGCCGCCGCTTCATTGCTACGTACGATTGTGCAGATTATCCATACTTGCCATTCCATGGGGGTTATCCACAGGGACTTGAAGCCTGAGAACTTTTTGTTGCTCAACAAGGATGAGAATTCTCCTCTCAAAGCCACCGACTTCGGGCTATCCGTGTTCTACAAGCCAGGAGAGGTGTTCAAAGACATTGTTGGAAGTGCTTATTACATTGCACCAGAAGTGTTGAGGAGGAAGTACGGACCAGAGGCTGATATTTGGAGCATCGGTATCATGTTGTATATCCTCTTGTGTGGTGTTCCACCTTTCTGGGCTG AGTCGGAGAATGGAATTTTCAATGCCATCTTAAGTGGACAGGTTGATTTTTCAAGCGATCCATGGCCTGCCATTTCACCACAAGCAAAGGACCTTGTTAGGAAGATGCTCAACTCTGATCCCAAACAAAGATTAACCGCTGCTCAAGTTCTCA aCCATCCATGGATCAAGGAGGATGGAGAAGCACCAGATGTTCCTCTCGACAATGCAGTGATGTCTAGGCTCAAGCAATTCAAAGCAATGAACAACTTTAAGAAAGTTGCTTTACGG GTGATAGCTGGGTGCTTATCAGAGGAAGAAATCATGGGGCTAAAGGAGATGTTCAAAGGAATGGACACCGACAACAGTGGAACAATAACTCTTGAGGAACTAAGACAAGGACTTGCCAAGCAAGGTACAAGGTTATCTGAGTACGAAGTCCAGCAATTAATGGAAGCT GCTGATGCGGACGGTAATGGAACAATAGACTATGGGGAATTTATAGCAGCTACAATGCATATCAACAGACTCGACAGAGAAGAGCATCTCTACTCAGCCTTCCAACACTTTGACAAAGACAACAGTGG ATATATCACAATGGAAGAGTTGGAGCAAGCCCTCCGAGAGTTTGGCATGAACGATGGCAGAGACATTAAGGAAATCATTTCTGAGGTTGATGGAGACAAT gaTGGGCGGATAAACTACGAGGAATTTGTGGCAATGATGAGAAAAGGAAACCCTGATCCTAACCCTAAGAAGCGGCGTGAACTGTCGTTTAAATGA